Genomic window (Paenibacillus sp. PK3_47):
ATGGATAGGAAATCGCTGCGTTACATCTGCAAGTAGGAGTGAAGCTATGGAATATTTAAAAATATTTTTTGTAAACACGGCTATTCTGATAACACTGGCCTATTTGGCTAATTTGATATATAAACACACAATTACATATGCGCCTGACCGGATCAAAAAAATAAGCTGGGTCGTCCTGGCTATTTTTGCAGGCTGGATCAGCTCTATTTTCGGTTACCGGATCGAAGAGAACGTGATATTCGATCTGCGCTTCGTACCGCTGATTATTTCCGCGCTGGCTTATCCGCAGCCTTTTATACTTATTATCATCGGTGTCGGTACGGGGCTGACCAGATTAACCTTCGGCGTCAATGAAGCTGCCGTTGCGGGAGTCCTGAATTTATCGATTCTCGGCTTTGTCTGTGCGGCTCTTAGTTTGTGGATGCAGAAGTCAAATGCCTCTGCAGGATACAAAAGGATAATGACAATACTTGTTGTATGCGTGATTAATCAGATCAACATTCTTGTTTTCGGGGTAATCCCTGCCCGTGAATACATAACGGATATTATGCCGCTTACCTTTCCGGCCGGAATTATTCTCAGCATGCTGTTTGCGCTTATCATCCGCGACTTTCAGCTGGAGCTGCTGCGTACCGGACAGATTGTGAGAGCAAATGAGCTGCTGTCCGCCCAGACGGAGCAGCTGCACAAGAACAAAATTGTGCTTGAGGAGAGAGCCAAACTGCTGTCGCAGGCTTCCCAGTACAAATCTGAGTTTCTGGCTAATATGTCACATGAGCTGAGAACACCGCTGAACAGCATTATTAATTTGTCGCAGCTTATTGAAGAGCAGGACGACTCGCAGAGCAGGGAAGAAACCAGGGAATATGCGGCAATTATCCACCGGTCGGGGCAGGATTTGCTTACGCTGATCAATGATATTCTGGATATGTCGAAGGTTGAGGCGGGAAAACTCGAGATTGTGAAAGAAGAGCTGAACGTCAGCGAAATCCCGGAATTGCTGTCACAGCAGTTCAGGGTCGCAGCCCAGCAGAAAGGGCTGGAGTTCAAAATTTCAATGCATGCTGATGTGCCTCCTGTAATCTGCTCTGATCCCCAGCGGGTACAGCAGATTCTGCGGAACCTGCTTTCCAATGCGATCAAATTCACGATGACAGGGTATGTGTCGCTGAATGTCCGGGTGTCTGAAGAGCAGGAGGGGGAGCTCCGGCGCCGCTGGATTGTTTTTGAAGTCGAGGACACCGGGATCGGAATATCCGCCGAAAAGCATGAGCTGATTTTCGGGGCCTTTCAGCAGGCGGACCGGATGATTACCCGCCAATACGGGGGCACAGGCCTGGGCCTGTCCATCAGCAATGATTTGGCGGGACTGCTTGGGGGCTATATCACACTGCAGAGCGAGGAGAATCAGGGGAGCCGGTTTGCGCTGTATTTGCCGCTGTGAAGCAGCGGCTTACAGGCGTCTATCGGCTCCAACATATTTTGTAATATTGGTGTATTGACAGGAGAATGATGCGGAGTAGAATGAAGCCAATGCCGCATCGAAGGAGTGTTAACACCCCCATGAACATCATGAGAAACGGAGCAGCCGGTACCGGCTTCAAACGTACCCGCAAATCCTCAGTACACCGCAAGAACCTGCAGATCGCTACATTCGAGGGGATTCCTTCAACAATTTTTCAGGTTTTGCTGCAAGGACAGTTTCTTACAGGATTTCTATTGTATTTAGGAGCCAGCTCCAGTCAGATCGGATTTGTGCTAGCGCTTACTACCCTGGTCAATGTAGCGCAAATCGGGGTGGCCTTCCTGATCCAGAAGCTGCCCAGCCGCAAATGGGCAATGGTGACATTTATTGGCCTGCACAGGCTTTTGTGGGGCTCTACGGGACTGGTGCCGTTTATTTTTCCCAAAGAGCATTGGGTTACCGCTTTTATAGTGTTGTATACAATTGCTTTCATTGCCAATACGGCAGGCGGCGTATTATGGAACTCTGTAATCAGTGATCTGGTTCCTGCCAGGGTAAGAGGCCGTTACTTCGGCATCCGCAATACGCTTTTGAATGCTCTCGGAAGTCTCGTGATGTACGGCGGGGGGATTGTGCTGGACCGTTTTCCGGGCGGACAGGGTTTTCTGATTC
Coding sequences:
- a CDS encoding ATP-binding protein, giving the protein MEYLKIFFVNTAILITLAYLANLIYKHTITYAPDRIKKISWVVLAIFAGWISSIFGYRIEENVIFDLRFVPLIISALAYPQPFILIIIGVGTGLTRLTFGVNEAAVAGVLNLSILGFVCAALSLWMQKSNASAGYKRIMTILVVCVINQINILVFGVIPAREYITDIMPLTFPAGIILSMLFALIIRDFQLELLRTGQIVRANELLSAQTEQLHKNKIVLEERAKLLSQASQYKSEFLANMSHELRTPLNSIINLSQLIEEQDDSQSREETREYAAIIHRSGQDLLTLINDILDMSKVEAGKLEIVKEELNVSEIPELLSQQFRVAAQQKGLEFKISMHADVPPVICSDPQRVQQILRNLLSNAIKFTMTGYVSLNVRVSEEQEGELRRRWIVFEVEDTGIGISAEKHELIFGAFQQADRMITRQYGGTGLGLSISNDLAGLLGGYITLQSEENQGSRFALYLPL